A region of Polyodon spathula isolate WHYD16114869_AA chromosome 4, ASM1765450v1, whole genome shotgun sequence DNA encodes the following proteins:
- the abcb8 gene encoding mitochondrial potassium channel ATP-binding subunit, which produces MDSGIPNHFIKMKQHLAFGTAILNIQIPLMLGDLVNVVARFTREHTGNYLNEVKGPAVKLLGLYGLQGILTCGYITLLSRVGERVAADLRKSLFIALLRQDVAFFDANKTGQLVNRLTTDIQEFKSSFKLVISQGLRSITQTAGCLVSIYLISPKLTGLILVVLPTLVAAGALIGSVLRGLSRKAQEQVAKATSVADEALGNVRTVRAFAMEDREAHLYSLEVEKSSNINEALGVGIAIFQGLSNLALNCIVMGTIFAGGYLVAGEQLSAGDLMSFLVASQTVQRSMANVSILFGQIVRGMSAGARVFEYMTLESTIPLKGGGTIPYHSLIGHVQFKDISFSYPTRPGHDVLKKFNLDLPPCKTVAIVGHSGGGKSTVAALLERFYDPCCGVVTLDGHDIRTLDPSWLRRNVIGFINQEPVLFGTSIMENIRFGNPDVTDDKVYAAAKQANAHSFICSFPDGYKTVVGERGVTLSGGQKQRIAIARALIKNPSILILDEATSALDSESEQVVQEALDRATTGRTVLIIAHRLSTIQGADIICVLSNGMVKESGTHIELLKKGGLYAELIRRQRTEGQQ; this is translated from the exons ATGGATTCAGGTATACCAAACCACTTTATCAAGATGAAGCAACAC CTTGCATTTGGTACTGCCATCTTGAATATCCAGATCCCACTGATGCTGGGAGATTTGGTAAATGTTGTTGCCCGATTCACCAGAGAGCATACCGGGAACTACCTGAATGAAGTTAAAGGGCCTGCAGTGAAGTTATTAGGACTTTATGGCTTGCAG GGGATCCTGACCTGTGGGTACATCACTTTGCTCTCCAGGGTTGGGGAGCGAGTAGCTGCAGACTTGAGGAAGTCTCTCTTCATAGCTTTACTCAG GCAAGATGTGGCTTTCTTTGACGCTAACAAGACCGGCCAGTTGGTAAACCGCCTGACCACTGACATTCAGGAGTTCAAATCCTCTTTCAAGCTTGTCATCTCTCAG GGTTTACGGAGTATCACCCAGACAGCTGGCTGCCTTGTCTCCATCTACCTGATCTCTCCAAAACTGACAGGCCTCATCTTGGTGGTCTTGCCCACTCTGGTTGCTGCTGGGGCACTGATTGGTTCAGTCCTGCGCGGGCTGTCACGAAAGGCTCAGGAGCAG GTCGCTAAAGCCACTAGTGTTGCTGATGAAGCCCTTGGTAATGTTCGTACAGTGAGAGCTTTCGCAATGGAGGACAGAGAGGCACA tttgtactcTCTTGAAGTTGAAAAGTCCAGCAACATAAATGAAGCTTTAGGGGTCGGTATTGCCATTTTCCAGGGGCTGTCAAACCTTGCACTAAACT GCATTGTCATGGGCACTATCTTTGCAGGAGGATACTTAGTAGCTGGTGAGCAGCTGTCAGCCGGAGATCTGATGTCATTCCTTGTGGCCTCACAGACTGTGCAGAG GTCCATGGCCAATGTTTCCATCCTGTTTGGACAG ATTGTGAGAGGCATGAGTGCTGGTGCCAGGGTATTCGAGTACATGACCCTGGAATCTACCATTCCACTGAAAGGGGGAGGCACGATCCCCTACCACTCGCTGATTGGCCATGTCCAGTTCAAAGACATCTCCTTCAG ttatccaACAAGGCCTGGTCATGACGTTCTGAAAAAGTTCAACCTGGACCTTCCTCCTTGTAAGACTGTGGCCATTGTGGGACATTCTGGAGGAG GTAAATCCACAGTAGCAGCTCTGCTCGAGCGGTTTTATGACCCATGCTGTGGTGTTGTCACTCTGGACGGACATGACATTCGGACACTGGACCCATCCTGGCTCAGAAGGAATGTCATTGGATTCATTAACCAG GAGCCAGTCCTGTTTGGTACCTCCATAATGGAAAATATCAGATTTGGTAACCCTGATGTCACAGACGATAAAGTATATGCTGCAGCCAAGCAGGCGAATGCCCACAGCTTTATATGCAGTTTCCCTGATGGGTACAAAACTGTTGTAG GTGAGCGTGGTGTGACATTATCCGGGGGACAGAAGCAGCGGATTGCAATCGCCCGCGCACTCATTAAGAATCCCAGTATCCTCATCCTGGATGAAGCCACCAGTGCACTGGATTCCGAGTCTGAGCAGGTGGTCCAGGAGGCTCTTGATCGGGCCACCACTGGCCGGACAGTCCTGATCATCGCCCACCGGCTTAGCACCATTCAGGGGGCAGACATCATCTGTGTCCTGAGCAATGGCATGGTCAAAGAG TCTGGCACACACATTGAACTGCTGAAGAAAGGGGGTCTGTATGCAGAACTGATTCGCCGACAGAGGACAGAGGGACAACAATGA